Proteins from a single region of Mytilus trossulus isolate FHL-02 chromosome 2, PNRI_Mtr1.1.1.hap1, whole genome shotgun sequence:
- the LOC134706084 gene encoding uncharacterized protein LOC134706084, giving the protein MNFNPNIFQGKDGASTYDVWELKVKSIINGIKRHAEWDGDHAQHRTLELKNLQKTTKNIDLDIYPVQFTFQSSNIARLEGQPLIIGETGFIQIFSSVPKKSFWDQGITHVASLGDMGEVGIKEIGPKPHKPLSAVCTDLIFPSAAKISHRYDFADRILFSFEVKVRILYVEIESQSSHASVAYSLAYLNEVNETFMQVLNVERTQRSKTQTLTLKSPLYTKAIKIYDNERNDETSNITNQIQMIVVGGCPSAILDNGKPDTIKEEWTIELSENIIKTNPYLHVIPRSKTTIDPVKVFNEIETHFAHTFSLTFPLSQLQFDCVFTKDSLQNYLQGTTAELKFEIIKIVKSYIEQDQELNITIDIKATNKDEYDRGLTLLNKTIKSAIESQTCSAQTGNLPLQSGKSESTNESSSSSVSIEGIIIIVCVIGVLQLLTLVFLVVKTFRESAQNKAQRQPPFQPPTTSNPGYQGTTNDTFDE; this is encoded by the exons atgaactttaatcCTAATATATTCCAGGGCAAGGATGGAGCATCTACTTATGATGTTTGGGAACTTAAGGTCAAATCTATCATAAATGGCATTAAAAGGCATGCTGAGTGGGATGGAGACCATGCCCAACACCGCACTCTTGAACTTAAAAATCTACAAAAGACAACGAAGAACATTG ATTTAGATATATATCCGGTACAATTTACTTTCCAAAGTAGTAATATTGCTCGACTTGAAGGACAGCCATTGATCATTGGTGAAACTGGTTTTATCCAGATATTTTCGTCTGTACCAAAAAAGTCCTTCTGGGATCAAGGTATAACGCATGTAGCCAGCTTAGGCGATATGGGAGAAGTTGGAATTAAGGAGATAGGACCGAAACCGCATAAGCCGCTTTCAGCAG tTTGTACTGACTTGATATTTCCAAGCGCTGCCAAAATTAGTCATCGATACGACTTTGCAGATCGTATATTGTTTTCCTTTGAAGTCAAAGTCAGGATTTTATACGTGGAAATTGAATCGCAATCTTCCCATGCTTCCGTTGCATATTCCCTGGCGTATCTAAATGAAGTTAATGAAACATTTATGCAGGTTCTTAATGTCGAACGAACACAACGTTCTAAGACTCAAACTTTGACTTTAAAATCACCTTTGTACACCAAAGCTATAAAAATTTACGATAACGAAAGGAATGACGAAACCAGTAATATAACAAACCAAATCCAAATGATAGTTGTCGGTGGTTGTCCAAGTGCAATATTAGATAATGGAAAACCAGATACTATAAAAGAAGAATGGACTATAGAACTTAGCGAAAACATCATCAAGACAAATCCATATCTGCATGTTATACCTAGGTCAAAAACAACCATAGATCCAGTTAAAGTATTCAATGAAATTGAAACGCACTTTGCTCACACTTTCTCCTTGACATTTCCTTTATCACAATTGCAGTTTGATTGTGTTTTTACCAAGGATTCGTTGCAAAATTATTTACAGGGCACTACAGCTGAactcaaatttgaaattatcaaaattgtcaaaagCTATATTGAGCAAGATCAAGAACTGAATATTACAATTGATATCAAAGCAACGAACAAGGATGAATATGATCGTGGATTGACTCTATTGAATAAAACTATCAAGTCAGCAATAGAGAGTCAAACGTGTTCTGCTCAAACAGGTAACCTTCCATTGCAGTCCGGAAAATCAGAAAGTACAAACGAATCGTCGTCTTCATCTGTGTCAATCGAAGGCATAATTATCATTGTGTGTGTTATCGGTGTACTCCAACTACTAACATTGGTATTTTTAGTTGTGAAAACATTTAGGGAATCAGCCCAAAATAAAG CACAACGGCAACCGCCATTCCAACCACCAACCACCAGTAATCCAGGATATCAGGGGACAACAAATGACACTTTTGATGAATAA